The Streptomyces camelliae genome window below encodes:
- a CDS encoding transglutaminase-like domain-containing protein, whose amino-acid sequence MTDDVLNYSRPGPLTSLDSAQLRLIEGLPEDPVGVCAAVQGLVIQPADAAALGVPEDRISEKNIRPVDKLISALTALDPAPLHQPRTPETRVIGTCRHFATIACAILRARGIASRARCGFGTYFLKNRGVDHWITEYWDEDHNRWVRVDTEHLGKNYVDRPDDLAPDEFLTGGEAWLHYRNGLIDPALFGVAGTDHAWGPHEISGNAVRDLAALCKQETLNWDEWGRMTAAYEGKTGPDYDQLIDVVADTCAKDDPPALTRLFSHEDLAVPQHVLV is encoded by the coding sequence ATGACCGATGACGTGCTCAACTACTCTCGACCTGGGCCCTTAACGAGCCTGGACTCGGCCCAGCTCCGGCTCATTGAGGGACTGCCGGAGGACCCCGTGGGCGTCTGTGCCGCCGTGCAGGGCCTGGTCATCCAGCCCGCGGACGCCGCGGCGCTGGGGGTGCCCGAGGACCGGATTTCCGAGAAGAACATCAGGCCGGTTGACAAGCTGATCAGCGCGTTGACCGCCTTGGACCCTGCGCCGCTTCACCAGCCCCGAACACCCGAGACACGGGTGATCGGCACTTGCCGTCACTTCGCCACCATCGCCTGCGCGATCTTGCGGGCGCGGGGCATCGCCTCCCGAGCCCGGTGTGGTTTCGGCACCTACTTCCTCAAGAACCGCGGCGTCGATCACTGGATCACCGAGTACTGGGATGAAGACCACAACCGCTGGGTGCGGGTCGACACCGAGCACCTCGGCAAGAACTACGTCGACCGCCCCGACGACCTCGCCCCGGACGAATTCCTCACCGGGGGCGAAGCCTGGCTCCACTATCGCAACGGGTTGATCGACCCGGCCCTGTTCGGGGTGGCCGGCACCGATCACGCCTGGGGACCGCATGAGATCAGCGGCAACGCCGTCCGCGACCTCGCCGCGCTCTGCAAGCAGGAGACACTCAACTGGGACGAGTGGGGTCGCATGACCGCGGCCTATGAGGGCAAGACCGGTCCGGATTACGACCAGTTGATCGATGTGGTCGCCGACACCTGCGCCAAGGACGATCCACCTGCCTTGACACGTCTGTTCTCCCATGAGGATCTGGCCGTTCCGCAGCACGTGCTCGTTTGA
- the istB gene encoding IS21-like element helper ATPase IstB, which produces MNATSRRQMSEQAAETAVVGACRMLRLPTIRGKFPDLAEQAAREQMSYLAFLAELLLAECDDRARRRSERRIKAAAFPRQKSLREFDFDANPNIDAGVVHTLATCEWLKKGQPLCLIGDSGTGKSHLLIALGTEAAMAGFRVKYTLATKLVNELVEAADEKQLTKTIARYGRVDLLCIDELGYMELDKHGAELLFQVLTEREEKNSVAIASNEAFGGCTKTFTDPRLCSATVDRLTFNGTIIETGTDSYRLAQSRAKAEQAAMT; this is translated from the coding sequence ATGAACGCCACCAGCCGCCGCCAGATGAGCGAGCAGGCGGCCGAAACCGCCGTGGTCGGCGCCTGCCGGATGCTCCGGCTACCCACCATCCGCGGGAAGTTCCCGGACCTGGCCGAGCAGGCCGCCCGCGAGCAGATGTCCTACCTCGCCTTCCTCGCCGAACTGCTGCTGGCCGAGTGCGACGACCGAGCCCGGCGCCGCTCCGAACGCCGGATCAAGGCAGCTGCCTTCCCCAGGCAGAAGTCGCTGCGGGAGTTCGACTTCGACGCCAACCCCAACATCGATGCCGGCGTCGTCCACACGCTTGCGACCTGCGAGTGGTTGAAGAAGGGACAACCGCTCTGCCTGATCGGCGACTCCGGCACCGGCAAGTCTCATTTGCTGATCGCGCTGGGCACCGAGGCCGCGATGGCCGGGTTCCGGGTGAAGTACACCCTGGCGACGAAGCTCGTCAACGAGCTGGTCGAGGCCGCAGACGAGAAGCAGCTGACCAAGACGATCGCCCGCTATGGCCGTGTCGATCTTTTGTGCATTGACGAACTCGGCTACATGGAGCTCGACAAGCACGGCGCTGAATTGCTCTTCCAGGTTCTGACGGAGCGTGAGGAGAAGAACAGTGTCGCCATCGCCTCCAATGAGGCTTTTGGCGGCTGTACCAAGACGTTTACCGATCCCCGGCTCTGCTCGGCCACCGTCGACCGGCTGACCTTCAATGGCACGATCATCGAGACCGGCACCGACTCCTACCGCCTGGCCCAGTCTCGGGCCAAGGCCGAACAGGCTGCCATGACCTGA
- a CDS encoding Mu transposase domain-containing protein, protein MKAAVAKVIGFTRERRENDRWITFREHYGLDSFYCRPGLTGAHEKGGVEGDVGYFRRNHLVPVPEVDSLAELNLLVDQWDEQDDARRIRMRPRTIGEYFAVEQPLLKPLPDEPFDTSRTFALRVDRHSRISVRTNCYSVPVRFIGRRVRALLHANELVVYDGATEIARHERLIAKGGERLVLDHYLEALVRKPGALPGATALEQAKAAGKFTPVHDAWWAATCKVRGDRDGTRALIDVLLLGRRIPHEHLVAGLAATLRVGTLTADAVALEARKAQEADDADTTLPEPEPRREPTVTFLTARRLAHLPPDTRPLPSPAPYDQLLGRRTRGTTAASKGEQMP, encoded by the coding sequence TTGAAGGCCGCGGTCGCCAAGGTGATCGGGTTCACCCGGGAAAGACGCGAGAACGACCGGTGGATCACCTTCCGCGAGCACTACGGCCTGGACAGTTTCTACTGCCGCCCCGGCCTGACCGGCGCCCACGAGAAGGGTGGAGTGGAAGGGGACGTCGGCTACTTCCGCCGCAACCACCTGGTCCCGGTCCCCGAGGTGGACTCCCTGGCCGAGCTGAACCTGCTCGTCGACCAGTGGGACGAACAAGACGATGCCCGCCGCATCCGGATGCGGCCCCGCACCATCGGAGAGTACTTCGCTGTCGAACAGCCCCTGCTGAAGCCGCTGCCGGACGAGCCGTTCGACACCAGCCGCACCTTCGCCCTGCGGGTGGACCGGCACAGCCGGATCTCGGTCCGCACCAACTGCTACTCGGTACCGGTCCGCTTCATCGGCCGCCGGGTCCGGGCCTTGCTGCACGCCAACGAACTGGTCGTCTACGACGGAGCCACGGAGATCGCCCGACACGAACGGCTGATCGCCAAAGGCGGGGAACGGCTGGTCCTGGACCACTACCTGGAAGCCCTGGTGCGCAAGCCCGGCGCCCTGCCCGGGGCGACCGCGCTCGAACAGGCCAAGGCTGCCGGGAAGTTCACCCCGGTCCATGATGCGTGGTGGGCCGCGACCTGCAAGGTCCGGGGCGACCGCGACGGGACCCGGGCCCTGATCGACGTGCTCCTGCTGGGCCGGCGGATCCCGCACGAGCACCTGGTGGCCGGACTCGCCGCCACCCTGCGGGTCGGTACGCTGACCGCGGACGCTGTCGCGCTGGAGGCCCGCAAGGCCCAGGAAGCCGACGACGCCGACACCACCCTGCCCGAGCCGGAGCCGCGGCGGGAGCCGACCGTCACCTTCCTGACCGCGCGGCGGCTGGCCCATCTCCCGCCCGACACCCGGCCGCTGCCCTCGCCGGCCCCCTACGACCAGCTCCTTGGCCGCCGCACACGCGGCACCACCGCTGCCAGCAAGGGAGAACAGATGCCATGA
- a CDS encoding DUF6193 family natural product biosynthesis protein: MANPVVLYPDIAAQGSLGAALRAAAEEGGFSIPAMASASSPLSHATVASTLPDREALFVSSWAIKRRWSIRGEESFQNMALIDGDTEDLAQVARAAQAWHDGVALSDIRKAAPFVHLTGRFEVPDHDPVRLTESEWQHLRTEARELEWPGDAYHALVEAAYAEPALRGLYPFTSHWTLRFSTTTRPHLTIFGPCLLAHDVDRYTVSMKFTGADALAQTTTAQEAVAEAVRHLPYRPGPVTSGAVRDGSR, from the coding sequence GTGGCCAACCCAGTCGTTCTGTATCCCGACATCGCCGCCCAAGGCAGCCTCGGCGCGGCACTCCGAGCAGCGGCGGAAGAGGGCGGTTTCTCCATCCCCGCCATGGCCTCGGCCTCCAGCCCGCTGAGCCATGCCACCGTCGCGAGCACGCTGCCGGACCGCGAGGCTCTGTTCGTCAGCTCGTGGGCGATCAAGCGGCGTTGGTCGATCCGAGGTGAGGAGTCGTTCCAAAACATGGCACTCATCGACGGGGACACCGAGGATCTGGCGCAGGTCGCCAGGGCTGCGCAGGCGTGGCACGACGGTGTCGCTCTGAGTGACATCCGGAAGGCAGCTCCGTTCGTGCACCTGACCGGCCGCTTCGAGGTGCCCGATCATGATCCGGTGCGCCTGACGGAATCCGAGTGGCAGCATCTGCGGACCGAGGCCAGGGAATTGGAGTGGCCTGGGGACGCCTATCACGCGCTGGTCGAGGCGGCATATGCCGAGCCGGCACTACGAGGTCTCTACCCGTTTACGAGCCACTGGACGCTGCGCTTCTCGACCACCACCCGCCCGCACTTGACCATCTTCGGGCCGTGTCTGCTCGCGCATGACGTCGACCGGTACACGGTCAGCATGAAGTTCACGGGCGCGGACGCCCTCGCCCAAACCACCACGGCGCAGGAGGCAGTGGCGGAGGCCGTGCGCCATCTTCCTTACCGCCCTGGCCCCGTCACATCTGGGGCGGTCCGCGACGGCAGTCGTTGA
- a CDS encoding tyrosine-type recombinase/integrase codes for MRRARAAALPIVHPDLVQFYLAHRAAQGMNTDHKVRWGARALLAAGSDLSDFCRLPLQRQLAFNHETHRFISWLSVTGRLQPGADYLVAHRPRLGIVLARTEPELHLRFMETARSLGFRDALAMTQFNLLAHFMALFGKQPHELQQSDWNEGRRLLLEAARRIPNRGVKALSTVLFNLEATLFHCELTDQLPRRRSPDRADMRAREWSRVPAGMADTMQHYLRQIAGTMRPGTVKNAELTLREFALLVAAEETDVTCVAELKRRHVERYRQWLLERPAARGGPLHRHTVRDRLSKLRGFLRRLDEWDAADRPPRQLVFDSDFPIADEPLPRFLDDAAAAKLLAAARKDPDPFIRLAIEILARTGMRRSEMLGLTVDAVVQIGSAYWLRVPVGKMHTDRYVPLHPQLKTLLDDWLLHRPEGLRSNLLFTDHGRPVNASRIEAAVRKAAQQAGLGRVTPHQLRHTLATQAINRGMSLEAIAALLGHRSLSMTRVYARIADRTVADEYFAVSEKVEALYDAPRHLPADAEGTEMAKLRREMHRQMLGNGYCARPVEMDCHFESICESCTFFVTTIEFRPTLERQRDDAAAKGQVAREQIFNGLLSLLDGEAS; via the coding sequence ATGCGCCGGGCCCGCGCCGCCGCTCTGCCGATCGTGCACCCGGACCTCGTCCAGTTCTACCTCGCCCACCGGGCCGCGCAGGGCATGAACACCGATCACAAGGTCCGCTGGGGCGCCCGCGCTCTGCTCGCCGCGGGCTCCGACCTCAGCGACTTCTGCCGCCTGCCGCTGCAACGCCAGCTCGCCTTCAACCACGAGACCCACCGATTCATCAGCTGGCTCTCGGTCACCGGACGTCTGCAACCCGGGGCGGACTACCTGGTCGCCCACCGCCCACGGCTGGGCATCGTGCTCGCTCGCACGGAGCCGGAACTGCACCTGAGGTTCATGGAGACGGCCCGGTCCCTTGGTTTTCGCGACGCGCTGGCCATGACCCAGTTCAACCTGCTGGCCCACTTCATGGCCCTGTTCGGCAAGCAGCCACACGAGCTGCAGCAAAGCGACTGGAACGAGGGACGCCGCCTGCTGCTGGAGGCGGCCCGCCGCATCCCCAACCGCGGCGTCAAGGCCCTGTCGACCGTCCTGTTCAACCTTGAAGCGACGCTCTTCCACTGCGAGTTGACCGACCAGCTCCCGCGTCGTCGCTCACCGGACCGGGCCGACATGCGGGCCCGGGAGTGGTCCCGTGTCCCCGCCGGAATGGCGGACACGATGCAGCACTACCTACGGCAGATCGCCGGAACAATGCGGCCGGGAACCGTGAAAAACGCCGAGCTGACACTGCGGGAATTCGCCCTCCTGGTCGCGGCCGAAGAAACGGACGTCACCTGCGTCGCCGAGCTCAAGCGGCGGCACGTCGAACGCTATCGGCAGTGGCTGCTGGAGCGGCCGGCCGCCCGCGGGGGCCCCCTGCACCGGCACACCGTCCGCGACCGGTTGAGTAAACTACGCGGCTTCTTGCGTCGCCTCGACGAGTGGGACGCCGCCGACCGGCCACCCCGCCAGCTGGTGTTCGACAGCGACTTCCCGATCGCGGACGAACCGCTGCCCCGCTTCCTCGACGACGCCGCGGCCGCCAAGCTGCTGGCAGCCGCCCGCAAGGACCCCGATCCGTTCATCCGGCTGGCCATCGAGATCCTCGCCCGTACCGGGATGCGCCGCAGCGAGATGCTCGGCCTCACCGTCGACGCGGTCGTCCAGATCGGCTCTGCGTACTGGCTTCGCGTCCCGGTCGGCAAGATGCATACCGACCGCTACGTCCCCCTGCATCCGCAGCTCAAGACGCTGCTGGACGACTGGCTGCTGCACCGGCCCGAGGGCCTGCGATCGAACCTGCTGTTCACCGACCACGGCCGTCCCGTCAACGCCTCCCGCATCGAGGCCGCGGTCCGCAAGGCCGCTCAGCAGGCCGGACTCGGCCGGGTCACTCCGCACCAGCTCAGGCACACTCTGGCCACCCAGGCGATCAACCGGGGCATGTCCCTGGAAGCCATCGCCGCCCTCCTTGGCCACCGGTCACTGTCCATGACACGTGTGTACGCGCGGATCGCCGACCGGACCGTCGCCGACGAGTACTTCGCCGTCTCGGAGAAGGTCGAGGCACTCTACGACGCCCCGCGTCACCTGCCAGCCGACGCCGAGGGAACGGAGATGGCCAAGCTCCGCCGGGAGATGCACCGCCAGATGCTGGGCAACGGCTACTGCGCTCGCCCTGTCGAGATGGACTGCCACTTCGAGTCGATCTGCGAGTCCTGCACGTTCTTCGTCACCACGATCGAGTTCCGGCCCACTCTCGAACGCCAGCGGGATGATGCGGCAGCCAAGGGACAGGTGGCCCGCGAGCAGATCTTCAACGGACTCCTCAGCCTACTCGACGGCGAAGCCTCCTGA
- a CDS encoding integrase core domain-containing protein, with amino-acid sequence MGLRQSCGRTGLCFDNAAAESFWALLKEEIGTRTWPDRATARAEVFNFIETFYNRRRLREHTVFGYLTPAETRQRHQHALAA; translated from the coding sequence TTGGGACTGCGGCAGAGCTGCGGGCGCACCGGATTATGCTTCGACAACGCCGCCGCTGAAAGCTTCTGGGCCCTGCTCAAGGAGGAGATCGGCACCCGGACCTGGCCCGACCGGGCCACCGCCCGCGCTGAGGTCTTCAACTTCATCGAGACCTTCTACAACCGCCGCCGCCTGCGCGAACACACGGTCTTCGGCTACCTCACCCCGGCGGAGACCAGGCAACGACACCAGCACGCCCTCGCGGCATAA